The Oxobacter pfennigii genome includes the window TCTAGTGCACATTATTGACGAACTGGATAAGAAAAAATCATCAGGTATGGTCATAAGAATAGGACCTTATATCGAAAGGCTTCCGAAAGAAGTGCTGGAGCTTGCAAATAAATTACAGTTTCCTATATTTGAAACTCCTTATGAAAACAATATAATGTTCATCATCCAGGCCATTTGCCAGAGGATAATGGATGATAAAAAGAAAATGGATTCCATGAACGATTTCATGAAGGGGCTTATGCTGGACAGGTATTCGGAAGACCTTGTTGAAATGGCGGTTTTTTTTGGTTACCGCCCCAAATGGATTTACAGGGGTGTCATTGTTGATATCGACGGATTCTCCAATTATTTGTTTGAGAAACAAATAGAGGATGAGTCGGATATCATGAAGATAAAATGGAATGTAATGCGGATAATAGAGGAAGTGACAACAAGATTCAACAAAAGAATTTTGTACTTTATTGACAGCGATTCCTTTGTGCTTATGATACCTGTTCTGGATGAGGCAGGAAGTGAAGCTGAGGTTCGGGGCATATGCGAGGATATATGCAAAGAGGTTTCAAAGAAAATCTCAGGCTTTACAGTCAGCATAGGTATAGGAAATTGCTGCAACCGCTTGAATGAGTTTAAAAGAAGTATTATGGAAGCAAATAAAAGCCTTAAAATAATAAGAGCCTGTAATAAGGTAAATACCGTTAGAAGCTATGCAGAGCTTGGTGTATACAGATTATTTTTCAAGATTCAGGATACGGATGAACTAAAAAGTATATATTATGATGCCGTAGAGCCTCTGATAAAATATGACAAAAACAATAATTCAGACTTATTATCCACCCTGGAAATTTACTTGGACGAGGATGAAAATATATCCAATACCTCAAAGAAAATGTTTCTTCACAGGAATACTCTAAAGTACAGGCTGGCAAAAATCCAGGAGATATTAGGATATAACTTTGATAACGTTAACCAGTTGTTTATATTAAGGCTGGCATTTAAAATAAAAAGATTCTTAGGTATTAATTAATGAACAAATTAAAAGCCTCTATTTTGTATATCGTGGACATACAAAAATGATGATTCAGTGTGATAAATTAGTTACATAATTTTTATCACACTTTTTTTATTGAAGATGAATAATAAAATACTTTATTTAAAGGAGGCAGTATTATGAGACAGGTAGCTATTTATGGTAAAGGTGGAATAGGCAAATCAACGACTACTCAGAATCTTACGGCAGGACTTGCTGAGATGGGTAAAAGGATAATGGTAGTAGGATGTGATCCTAAAGCTGATTCAACAAGGCTTCTTTTAGGAGGACTTGCACAAAAGACGGTTCTTGATACATTAAGGGACGAAGGAGAAGATATAGAGCTTGAATATATCCTTAAAAACGGTTTCGGCAATATAAAATGCGTTGAATCAGGCGGTCCCGAGCCGGGCGTCGGATGTGCAGGAAGAGGTATCATAACTTCAATAAACATGCTTGAGAGGCTGGGTGCATATGAAGAAGACTTAGACTACGTATTTTATGACGTATTGGGCGACGTTGTATGCGGAGGATTTGCAATGCCCATACGTGAAGGCAAAGCAAGAGAGATATATATAGTTGCATCGGGAGAATTGATGGCAATGTATGCAGCCAACAATATATCAAAGGGTGTTACAAAATATGCTAATACCGGAGGAACAAGATTAGGCGGCATCATATGCAACAGCAGAAAGGTTGATAATGAAAGGGAGCTTTTGGAAGCTTTCGCAAAGGAACTGGGCACACAGCTTATTCACTTCGTACCTAGGGACAATATAGTACAGAAAGCAGAAATAAACAGAAAGACGGTTATCGATTTTGCTCCGGAAGAAACTCAGGCCGATGAATACAGAAACCTTGCGAAGGCAATAGACGGCAACGATATGTTTGTAATTCCAAAGCCTATGGTTCAGGATAGATTGGAACAGCTCATGATGGAATATGGAATTCTGGATGCCTAATATTAAAAAGGAGTGAATTTTATGTTGATGATAAAAGCAATAATAAGACCTGAAAAAGTGGACCATGTCTTATCTGAACTGTCTGATGCAGGCTTTCCTGCAGTAACAAAAATGGATGTGGTAGGAAGAGGCAAGCAAAGAGGTATGAAGGTTGGGGATATTCACTATGATGAGATTCCCAAAGAAATGATAATGCTGGTTGTAAAGACCGAAGAAAAGGATGATGTGTTAAGTATAATAATGAGAAATGCAAAAACAGGTGAAAAAGGAGCCTTTGGAGACGGTAAGATATTCGTATCGGAAGTACTGGAGGCATATACTATAAGCTCCGGAAGCAAAGGACTGTAGGAGGGATT containing:
- a CDS encoding PucR family transcriptional regulator; the encoded protein is MHITIGSILNLPQLKNFRLLAGESGLDRRLSWVHVLELPVINESVMEGELVFMTGAGFNDITQDLVHIIDELDKKKSSGMVIRIGPYIERLPKEVLELANKLQFPIFETPYENNIMFIIQAICQRIMDDKKKMDSMNDFMKGLMLDRYSEDLVEMAVFFGYRPKWIYRGVIVDIDGFSNYLFEKQIEDESDIMKIKWNVMRIIEEVTTRFNKRILYFIDSDSFVLMIPVLDEAGSEAEVRGICEDICKEVSKKISGFTVSIGIGNCCNRLNEFKRSIMEANKSLKIIRACNKVNTVRSYAELGVYRLFFKIQDTDELKSIYYDAVEPLIKYDKNNNSDLLSTLEIYLDEDENISNTSKKMFLHRNTLKYRLAKIQEILGYNFDNVNQLFILRLAFKIKRFLGIN
- the nifH gene encoding nitrogenase iron protein, whose protein sequence is MRQVAIYGKGGIGKSTTTQNLTAGLAEMGKRIMVVGCDPKADSTRLLLGGLAQKTVLDTLRDEGEDIELEYILKNGFGNIKCVESGGPEPGVGCAGRGIITSINMLERLGAYEEDLDYVFYDVLGDVVCGGFAMPIREGKAREIYIVASGELMAMYAANNISKGVTKYANTGGTRLGGIICNSRKVDNERELLEAFAKELGTQLIHFVPRDNIVQKAEINRKTVIDFAPEETQADEYRNLAKAIDGNDMFVIPKPMVQDRLEQLMMEYGILDA
- a CDS encoding P-II family nitrogen regulator: MLMIKAIIRPEKVDHVLSELSDAGFPAVTKMDVVGRGKQRGMKVGDIHYDEIPKEMIMLVVKTEEKDDVLSIIMRNAKTGEKGAFGDGKIFVSEVLEAYTISSGSKGL